A single window of Nitrospiria bacterium DNA harbors:
- a CDS encoding diguanylate cyclase — MEKEDEVSYSRFPLRFYALVLVLTSVVLSVLGWNSYRSFHIHQNEQERTFRLNALQYSILYLDEVLTMSARMAAATGDSQWEGRYRIYEPKYKEFIGQIKEIGPYGRETSGEWGRREKLGQIENLIFALVRQNRKDEALAIIFRGEYEEQKQIYNKGFQVYSGTPGVLLAQNLKERIIYLDEVLTMSARMAAATGDLRWEQRYRSFEPQLETAIEQAMEFAPFGKEAAAQTEAANIKLIEMENHAFSFVRQGRLKEASQILFSDEYENQKYVYAEGMELFSQLLKQNAEATLAWERKKLIFSVAIIIAILLFLLIAWLAVLQTLRKWQKALLQVNQNLNLQTHELERTNIDLTHEIFERKRIEEALRLSEARFSGILDIAHEAIISIDEGHRILLFNKGAEQIFGYSQQEVLGGPMDILLPERFRAKHWEHVLSFVQSDVVSRRVGGRREILGKRKNGEEFFGEASISKLELGLEKIFTVVLRDITERRRTEEELRSSEERFRQFAENVKEVFWMGDVKKNQMIYISPAYEEIWGKSREILYQSLDTWLDDIHPEEKNRHSSAGSPEQGDSQEEYQIVRPDGSRRWIRDRAFPVRDQSGEIYRLAGIAEDITERKCAEQSLQKREKQQKVLSEIGALCLSTGHLTEAMEKAVKMVAEILDVEMCKILLLNEKEDSLLLAAGIGWQEGLVGKAMIPNHHGFQDGYTLMVNGPVMVENLLTETRFKGPPLLYDHQVMSGFSVPMVSQGRAIGVMGAHSKRPQKLPQDDLEFLQSVASLIAVAISRKRAEEALAEQAIRDPLTGLYNRRYFNFKMVEEIKRASRCKQTLAVLLCDLDRFKEVNDSRGHDAGDEVIKAVAKSIQDSTRGIDLVFRWGGDEIVVVLSDPTREGILTASERIRKGVHKINAQFRSDLDMSIGVSLYPEHGKGPDDLIRLADWALYLSKKGGDKIHIGEEEYHLDEHSVKVVFQPLVDLHSRKVLGYEALSRDPQGKLSILELFKRYQAIGQLYELKSLCFHLQLKKAQEAGLKRVFINVDFQLLNQIEIVPKPIEMDVILEISEVEALYDIENHLKMVKKWREKGFQFAIDDFGAGFISLPFIAQVIPDYIKLDRSTMLQAVSSQDFRNFSQDLVRALRNFSKEGIIAEGIETEKELKVVKAIGVNIGQGYLFGKPKELKS; from the coding sequence ATGGAAAAAGAAGATGAAGTCTCCTACAGTCGCTTTCCCTTAAGGTTTTATGCATTGGTCTTGGTTTTAACTTCTGTGGTTCTTTCTGTGTTGGGATGGAATTCCTATCGGTCTTTTCATATCCATCAAAATGAGCAAGAGCGTACCTTTCGACTCAATGCGTTACAATATTCCATCCTCTACCTTGATGAAGTTCTCACTATGTCTGCCCGAATGGCCGCAGCAACAGGTGATTCCCAATGGGAGGGGCGTTACCGGATTTATGAACCCAAATATAAAGAGTTTATCGGCCAAATTAAAGAGATTGGTCCATATGGAAGAGAAACTTCCGGAGAATGGGGACGAAGAGAGAAGTTAGGTCAAATTGAAAATCTGATTTTTGCACTGGTTCGGCAAAACCGAAAAGACGAAGCGCTCGCCATTATTTTCAGAGGTGAATATGAGGAGCAAAAACAGATATATAATAAGGGCTTTCAGGTTTATTCCGGCACCCCAGGGGTACTCCTCGCCCAGAATTTAAAAGAAAGAATTATTTATTTGGATGAAGTGTTGACCATGTCGGCCAGAATGGCCGCGGCGACAGGGGATTTGAGGTGGGAACAGCGGTATCGTAGTTTTGAGCCTCAATTGGAAACTGCCATTGAACAAGCCATGGAATTTGCTCCTTTTGGAAAAGAAGCCGCAGCTCAAACGGAAGCTGCGAATATCAAGTTAATTGAAATGGAGAACCATGCTTTTTCTTTTGTCCGTCAGGGACGCCTTAAAGAAGCCAGCCAAATTTTATTTAGCGATGAATATGAAAACCAGAAATATGTTTATGCGGAGGGGATGGAACTTTTCTCGCAATTGCTTAAACAAAATGCAGAAGCAACCCTGGCTTGGGAGAGGAAAAAATTAATTTTTTCCGTTGCCATTATTATTGCTATTCTCCTGTTTTTGTTAATTGCCTGGTTGGCCGTATTGCAAACTTTAAGAAAGTGGCAGAAGGCACTTCTTCAAGTCAATCAAAATTTAAACCTTCAAACCCATGAATTGGAAAGAACCAATATTGATTTGACTCATGAAATTTTTGAACGGAAAAGAATTGAAGAAGCACTCCGGCTGAGTGAGGCCCGATTTAGCGGTATTTTGGATATTGCCCATGAAGCGATTATTTCCATTGATGAAGGCCACCGAATTCTTCTTTTCAATAAAGGGGCAGAACAAATCTTCGGGTATTCACAACAGGAGGTCCTTGGAGGGCCCATGGACATTTTATTGCCGGAAAGGTTTAGGGCCAAACATTGGGAACATGTTCTATCATTTGTCCAATCTGATGTGGTTTCTCGGAGAGTAGGGGGGCGAAGGGAAATTCTGGGTAAACGGAAAAATGGAGAAGAGTTTTTCGGGGAAGCCTCTATTTCAAAATTAGAACTGGGTCTGGAAAAGATTTTTACCGTGGTCCTAAGGGATATTACCGAACGTAGAAGAACCGAAGAGGAATTGAGATCTAGTGAGGAACGATTTAGACAGTTTGCAGAAAATGTAAAAGAAGTGTTTTGGATGGGGGATGTTAAAAAAAACCAGATGATTTATATCAGTCCTGCCTATGAGGAAATATGGGGCAAGTCACGGGAAATTCTGTATCAATCGTTGGACACGTGGCTGGATGATATCCACCCGGAGGAAAAAAATCGACATTCATCGGCTGGGAGCCCGGAACAAGGGGATTCTCAGGAGGAATATCAAATTGTCAGACCCGATGGTTCCCGGCGTTGGATACGGGATCGCGCTTTTCCGGTTCGAGACCAATCAGGAGAAATTTACCGTTTGGCGGGGATCGCCGAGGACATTACTGAGCGCAAATGTGCAGAGCAATCCCTCCAGAAAAGGGAAAAGCAACAAAAGGTTCTGAGTGAAATTGGTGCTTTATGCCTATCCACGGGGCATTTAACCGAGGCAATGGAAAAGGCGGTTAAAATGGTGGCCGAGATACTGGATGTGGAAATGTGTAAGATCCTCCTTTTAAACGAAAAGGAGGACTCCCTTTTATTGGCGGCGGGAATAGGGTGGCAGGAAGGTCTCGTTGGAAAGGCTATGATTCCAAACCATCATGGATTCCAAGATGGGTATACTTTGATGGTCAATGGACCTGTGATGGTTGAAAATTTGCTAACGGAAACTCGGTTTAAAGGGCCCCCTTTATTATATGACCATCAGGTAATGTCAGGTTTCAGTGTTCCCATGGTCTCTCAAGGACGTGCCATTGGAGTAATGGGGGCTCATTCCAAAAGGCCCCAAAAACTTCCCCAGGACGATTTAGAATTTTTACAAAGTGTGGCAAGCCTTATTGCGGTTGCTATTTCCAGAAAAAGGGCGGAAGAAGCGTTGGCTGAGCAAGCGATCCGGGACCCTCTTACGGGTTTATATAATCGTCGTTATTTTAATTTTAAGATGGTGGAGGAAATCAAAAGGGCTTCCAGATGTAAACAAACTTTGGCGGTTCTTTTATGTGATCTAGACCGGTTTAAGGAGGTCAATGATTCCAGGGGCCATGATGCGGGTGATGAGGTCATTAAAGCGGTTGCTAAAAGTATTCAAGATTCAACCCGGGGGATTGATTTGGTTTTTCGATGGGGGGGAGATGAGATTGTTGTGGTTTTATCCGATCCCACTCGGGAGGGAATATTGACCGCTTCAGAGCGAATCCGGAAAGGGGTGCACAAGATCAATGCCCAATTCAGGAGTGATCTGGATATGAGTATAGGGGTTTCCTTATACCCTGAGCATGGAAAAGGCCCCGATGATTTGATCCGGTTGGCTGATTGGGCCCTATACTTATCTAAGAAGGGAGGGGATAAAATTCACATTGGCGAGGAAGAATATCACCTGGATGAACATTCAGTAAAGGTGGTTTTTCAACCGTTGGTTGACCTTCATTCTAGAAAGGTTTTGGGTTATGAAGCGTTGAGCCGCGACCCACAAGGCAAATTAAGTATTTTGGAACTTTTTAAACGTTACCAAGCCATTGGGCAACTGTACGAATTAAAATCCCTTTGTTTTCATTTACAACTGAAAAAAGCACAAGAGGCGGGGTTAAAACGGGTTTTTATCAACGTGGATTTTCAATTGTTGAATCAAATTGAAATTGTTCCTAAGCCAATAGAAATGGATGTAATCCTTGAAATTTCTGAAGTAGAGGCTTTGTATGATATTGAAAATCATCTTAAAATGGTAAAAAAATGGCGCGAAAAGGGGTTTCAATTTGCCATCGATGATTTCGGGGCTGGATTTATCTCTCTTCCTTTTATTGCCCAAGTCATTCCAGATTATATTAAGCTGGATCGATCCACCATGTTGCAAGCGGTATCTTCTCAGGATTTTAGGAATTTTTCTCAGGATTTGGTTCGGGCGCTGAGAAATTTTTCCAAAGAAGGAATCATTGCAGAGGGGATTGAAACGGAAAAAGAACTAAAAGTAGTTAAAGCGATTGGCGTCAATATCGGGCAGGGCTATTTATTTGGAAAACCTAAAGAATTGAAATCATAA
- a CDS encoding peptide chain release factor-like protein — MNPRFRKSLSNKIFKTDMVTLRQETDVTFYRSSGLGGEKKHNTETAVRLSHRPSGLKVIATEHRSQPKNRQLAFQQLQKKLLELNRTSKKRVPTKTPPVVQEKRIPSKQSLSKNKVLRANVRNK, encoded by the coding sequence ATGAATCCCCGTTTTCGTAAAAGCCTTTCAAATAAGATCTTTAAGACCGATATGGTCACGCTCCGCCAGGAAACGGATGTTACCTTTTACCGGAGCAGTGGTCTAGGAGGAGAAAAAAAGCATAATACAGAAACCGCTGTGCGTTTGAGCCATCGTCCCTCTGGGCTTAAGGTCATTGCCACCGAACACCGATCCCAACCCAAAAATCGTCAGCTGGCTTTTCAGCAGCTTCAAAAAAAGCTTTTGGAATTAAACCGAACCAGTAAAAAGCGGGTGCCCACAAAAACCCCTCCAGTGGTTCAAGAAAAACGAATACCAAGTAAACAAAGCCTTTCCAAAAACAAGGTTTTGCGGGCAAATGTCCGCAATAAGTAA